CGCCGTCGCATCGTAGATGATGTTCTTGTGCGTCAGCATGACCCCTTTGGAACTGCCGGTGGTGCCGGAGGTGTAGATGATCGAGGCGACGTCATCCTCAGCCGCCTCGTGGTGAAGCTTACCCGCTAATTTCAGCGCCGCCTCTTTCAGCTTGGCAAACTCTTTTTCACCCTGAAGCAATAACTCCCTGAGCCGGTCCTTTTTGGTGCGCAAAGGAACCGGGGCAAAGCGCTCGATCAGGATCACGCTCAGCAGCGAGGGAATTTCCGCTTCCTCGATCTTGAGATAGAGTTTTTCGGAAACGAACAGCGCCTTGGCCCCGGAATGACGCAGGATATGACGCACTTCGTCCGGGTGGAATTCCGGCAGAATCGGCACGGCGATCGCCCCCAGCGCGGCGAGCGCAAAATAGGCGATGCCCCACTGCGGGCAGTTTTCGCTCAGAATGGCGACGCGGTCGCCGGCGATCACCCCTTCTTCATGCAGCAGGTGGGCAACCGCATCGACCCGTTGCCCCAGCTCAGCATAGCTGATTTCCTCGCCGTCGATTTCGGCCAAAGCCGTTTTATTACCGAAAGCGGCCACGCTTTGTTTGAGCAAAGCGCCGAGAGTGAGGTTGTCGAGAAGAGAAGACATGATACGATTTCCTTAAACTAACAAAAAAATTTCAGAGCTCAATGGATCGAACTCGTCTACGTGGTTTTCTGTTATTCTTGACCTATGGTTTCAAAAACTTGCGAATTCTTTCGACGACGAATTCCTTAACCCGCCTTGCCAAGCGATAGGCTTCTTTAGCCTCTTTAACAGATAACATGCTTAACTCATCGGGAAAACAAATGCTGCTTGCTTCTTGGTCAAAACATCGGCATCAGCGAATGTGTCAAAATTCATTTCCGACTTTTCAATCAATAATTCTTTGATGCTACGGATCATTGGGAGAACCGATGCATCGGCAATGATTGTTTTGAATATTTCTCTGCTGCTTGTTGCGCATGAAAACAGATCGAGTCCGTCAATATCGGCGCAAAGGTCATCAATTGTTCGATCGTCAAGAGGTCATTTTCTGCCTTGACCTGCCATTGACGGACAAGATCGCTCAAATCTTTTGCCATAGCACTTCCCCCTCCGTGCGGAGGACTTGAGACAGTGTGGGAAGCCGGATTTCTGCTGCATACTCTTCAAAAGGTTTAATGATAAAATCCACCGAAAAGCCGTTATCACCGACAACATTGAGCAACTCTTTCAGCAATTGCAGCTTTTGCCGGCGCTCCAACTTCTTATCGACCAAAACGGCAATATCAAGGTCGCTGTCGCTTCGCTGTGCGCTTTTGGCATAGCTTCCGAATAACACGATTCGGCGCACATCCGGCGCTTTGTTTAGAATGAGTTTGACAAGTTTTTTGAGATCATTATCCGAGTACATAACCTTTTTCGAAAAAAATTTAGCATAACCCTTTTCACAGTGTGCAATTACAATATGCCAATAAAAATTCCAAATATTTCAAATCAGCATTTTTCAACTTGTCTGCTTCTTTTCCCGCGGCGAAGCCTTGTACAGGCCAAAATTCGATACGGCAGGCACCGCTTTGCTGCCAAGGATCACCAGCCGCAAGCGCTGCACCGTCACCGGTTCGATGCGCAGCAACCGCTTGTAGCCGATCGTCGTGCCTTCGGCCAGTTTTTGCCATTTGCCGTCGACCAAGCCTTCGACGCTGAAGCGGCTGATGCGCTGTCCCAGCCGTATCGGCTCCTGCAGCAGAATGCGGTCAAAGGTCGTCGGCCGGCCGAGATCGACGGTCAAGGTCGGCTGCGGGTCGCGCGGATTCGCCGCCCAGTAGCTGTCCGCATCACCGTCCGTGACGTTGCCCGGCGCAAATTTCGCGTGTTTTTGCCATTGACTGCTCGCCCGCACTTTTTTCCCCGCCGCCAGGTCGATGCGGAACGTTTCGTCGAGAATGCTGCGGAATTCCCGCAGCGAGGCGGCGTCTTTTTCATGGATGAGCCCGCGGCGATCCGGCGGCAGGTTCAACAGCAGCGTGCCGTTGCGGCCAACCGACAGATAGTAGAGCTCGACCAGCTGCTGCGGCGTTTTCACCTTGT
This region of candidate division KSB1 bacterium genomic DNA includes:
- a CDS encoding HEPN domain-containing protein, producing the protein MAKDLSDLVRQWQVKAENDLLTIEQLMTFAPILTDSICFHAQQAAEKYSKQSLPMHRFSQ
- a CDS encoding nucleotidyltransferase domain-containing protein, whose amino-acid sequence is MYSDNDLKKLVKLILNKAPDVRRIVLFGSYAKSAQRSDSDLDIAVLVDKKLERRQKLQLLKELLNVVGDNGFSVDFIIKPFEEYAAEIRLPTLSQVLRTEGEVLWQKI